CTCTGCAATGGAGCCCTTGAAAATCTCTGCATGGACATCACATAATTTTTGTATTTCTCCAATGGCCATTCCTTCCTGCATCAATCCCTGCTCCATAGCAGAAATTTCGGTCGGCGAAACCTCTTTAATCAGTTGTGCAAAGCGATCCTTTACATCCTTCGGGTCTTTACCTGCGTGTAAATCCTTAATAATTTGCTTTAATATTTCTTGTCGATGTTCCCTGTTGTTAATTAATTCACTCATACCAATACCTCCTTTATTATTTTATATAAAACCCTCTATCTTCAAATTCTTTTCTTATTACGTCCATTTCAATGCCCTTCATCAAAGCACCTTTGGAGATGGTCATGATTCTACCAGCCGTATTCAACATCCCTTTTTTTCCAATATCCTGGAATCCTAAATGAATCATAATATCGATGATTTCAGGATACCTTTGACTTAAATCATAAATACTTTTATTCAAATCAATTATTTTCATATGCATCCCCCTCTATTTCATTCTTTGAGCTTATTATACCCACAAAGAAAAAAAACAACTGTGATTCTACTCACAGTTGATAAAAGTTCTCATTGTTTTTTTCTGATATCCATATAGCTTTTATCTATTTAAAATCCATTTAAAACATTAATACGGTCACAGTTACGGCTATTGCTAATCCTACAAAATCTGCAATAAGACCTGCGGGCAGTGCGTGTCTCGTTTTTTTAATAGATATAGAACCAAAGTACACAGCCAAAATATAAAAGGTTGTTTCTGTAGATCCCATCATTACAGATGCCATGCGGCCAATTAGAGAGTCTGGACCATAGGTTGTAATCAAATCTGTCATTATTCCAGTAGCGCCTCCACCAGATAAAGGTCGCATCAGTGCCATCGGTACAGTCTCTGAAGGCATGCCGATTATATTGGTAACTGGACTTAATAGGGATGTCAGTATATCCATAGCCCCAGATGCTCTAAATATACCAATTCCAACCAACATGGCAACTAAATAAGGAATAATTCGAATGGCAGTATGAAAACCTTCCTTTGCACCATCCGTAAAACTTTCATAGACCTTCACTTTCTTAAAATATCCATAGGCAGGTATGAATAATAAAATCAGCGGAATTGCAAAATCAGAAATTAATTGAATAAATTTCATCCGTTCTACCTCCCTTATCCATTCTTAGTATGATTATTTTTGATGTTCATCTGAAAAGCAGGTAATTTTTGAAGGCATTTCACTGCGATTACGGCTACAATAGTGGATGCTGTGGTGGCAATCAGGGTAGGTCCTATGATCTCTGCCGAATTGACAGAGCCTGCGGCTGCTCGAATAGCAATAACGGACGCTGGTATTAATGTCACCGATGAAGTATTAATCGCTAAAAACATAACCATGGCATTTGTAGCAGTATCTTCCGTAGGATTGAGCTTCTGTAACTCTTGCATAGCCTTTAAACCTAATGGGGTTGCAGCATTGCCTAAACCCAGCATATTTGCAGCTAGGTTCATAATCATAGCACCCATAGCAGGATGATCCTCTGGTACCTCCGGAAAAAGAGGACGCATAATTCCTCTTAAGGCTCTTGCCAAGGCTTTAACTAAGCCCGCCTCCTCAGCAATCTTCATGATACCAAGCCATAGGGCCATGATGCCGATGAGCCCAATAGAAATATCCACTGCTGTTTTTGCACTATTAAAAGCAGCTTCTGTCACCGCCACAATATTACCGTTGACCGCTCCAACGACAACACCAATGGCTACCATAAGAAACCAGACGAGGTTAATCATATTACCAGCTCCTTTTCATATATTCATTTTAGAGAAACAGGTTCTATCATTAATAAAAATATGATTGCTATATATTTTTTATTAATTTCTCTTATTGATTACCTATATTTATGATTTTTTTTAATTAAATATTTCAATAATCCATAAAAACTTTAAGGTTTTACAGATTTAAAAATACCCCCTATAGAATTTCTATAGGGGGTATCTTTGTTTTATTATATTTTAAATCGCTCTACTAAAGCGATCATCTCTTGGGCTAATCGACTCAGTCCTTCACTGGACTTGGCAACTTCCTCAATGGCAGAGCTTTGTCCTTCCGATGATGCAAAGACCTCCTGTGCTCCTGCTGCATTTTCTTCAGCAATACTGGATAACTCCTTCATAATACTTAAAATAGATTCCTTTTTCTCCTTAATTTCACGACTATCTTTCTTTAAGTCCTCTATCATTGTGGTCATTTTCTCTACGGCATCTGCAATTCCGCCAAATTTATGTTCCGTTTCCAAAAGACTTTTTTGCTGTATGGACGAAATATCCATAACATCTTTCATGGTGGCTTCAGAATCCTTGGTACTCCTTTGAAGCTCG
Above is a genomic segment from Alkaliphilus oremlandii OhILAs containing:
- a CDS encoding DUF1858 domain-containing protein, translated to MKIIDLNKSIYDLSQRYPEIIDIMIHLGFQDIGKKGMLNTAGRIMTISKGALMKGIEMDVIRKEFEDRGFYIK
- a CDS encoding spore maturation protein encodes the protein MKFIQLISDFAIPLILLFIPAYGYFKKVKVYESFTDGAKEGFHTAIRIIPYLVAMLVGIGIFRASGAMDILTSLLSPVTNIIGMPSETVPMALMRPLSGGGATGIMTDLITTYGPDSLIGRMASVMMGSTETTFYILAVYFGSISIKKTRHALPAGLIADFVGLAIAVTVTVLMF
- a CDS encoding nucleoside recognition domain-containing protein — translated: MINLVWFLMVAIGVVVGAVNGNIVAVTEAAFNSAKTAVDISIGLIGIMALWLGIMKIAEEAGLVKALARALRGIMRPLFPEVPEDHPAMGAMIMNLAANMLGLGNAATPLGLKAMQELQKLNPTEDTATNAMVMFLAINTSSVTLIPASVIAIRAAAGSVNSAEIIGPTLIATTASTIVAVIAVKCLQKLPAFQMNIKNNHTKNG